From Acidobacteriaceae bacterium, the proteins below share one genomic window:
- a CDS encoding NCS2 family permease: MRSRLERYFQFAEVGATWRTEVLAGVTTFVTMAYIIFVNPSILAQTGMPLAAVTTATCLCAAFGSIMMGALANYPLALAPGMGLNAYFTYTVVKGMGVPWQTALGAVFLSGVIFLLLTFGGIRQRLVAAIPHQLHAAVAGGIGLFIAFIGLRESGIIVPNAATTVTLGNMHSPSVLLALFGIALIAVLEAYKVKASMLIGVLGTMLAGILCGQMHWHPSTLNPMAIRQTAFHLDIRGALHMNALEIIFVFLFVDLFDNIGTLVAVTERAGLIAEDHTIPRLDKIFLADATSTVVGSLAGTSTVTSYIESSAGVAAGGRTGVTAIVTGLLFFAALFVAPLVGALPDFATAPALILVGALMVAGVARIDWHEPRVAIPAFLTLIMVPLTYSIATGLSFGIISFAVLEIAMGRARKQHWMLYLLALLFIARFVWLHAG, encoded by the coding sequence ATGCGCAGCCGCCTCGAACGCTATTTTCAATTTGCCGAAGTTGGCGCCACATGGCGCACCGAGGTGCTGGCTGGTGTGACGACGTTTGTCACCATGGCGTACATCATCTTTGTCAACCCATCGATCCTGGCACAGACCGGGATGCCGCTGGCCGCGGTGACGACGGCGACGTGTTTGTGCGCGGCGTTTGGCTCGATCATGATGGGTGCGCTGGCGAATTATCCGCTGGCTCTGGCCCCGGGCATGGGGTTGAATGCGTACTTCACCTACACGGTGGTGAAGGGGATGGGCGTTCCGTGGCAGACCGCGTTGGGCGCGGTCTTTTTGTCGGGCGTTATCTTTCTGCTGCTGACGTTTGGCGGCATTCGCCAGCGGCTGGTCGCGGCGATTCCGCACCAGCTTCACGCGGCTGTGGCGGGCGGCATCGGGTTGTTCATTGCGTTTATCGGGCTGCGTGAGTCGGGCATCATTGTGCCGAATGCTGCGACGACGGTGACGCTGGGCAACATGCACTCCCCGTCCGTTCTGCTGGCGCTCTTTGGCATTGCGTTGATCGCGGTGCTGGAAGCGTACAAGGTGAAGGCGTCGATGCTGATTGGCGTGCTGGGCACGATGCTGGCAGGCATTCTGTGCGGGCAGATGCACTGGCATCCGAGCACGCTGAACCCGATGGCGATCCGGCAGACGGCGTTTCATCTCGACATTCGCGGCGCGCTGCATATGAACGCGTTGGAGATCATCTTTGTGTTCCTGTTTGTCGACCTCTTCGACAACATTGGCACGCTGGTCGCCGTGACGGAGCGTGCGGGGCTGATCGCGGAAGACCATACGATTCCGCGGCTGGACAAGATCTTCCTGGCGGATGCGACGTCGACGGTGGTGGGTTCGCTGGCAGGAACGTCGACGGTGACGAGCTATATCGAAAGCTCGGCGGGGGTGGCTGCGGGGGGGCGAACGGGTGTGACGGCGATCGTGACAGGTCTGCTGTTTTTTGCCGCGCTGTTTGTCGCTCCGCTGGTGGGTGCGTTGCCGGACTTTGCAACGGCCCCGGCGTTGATTCTTGTGGGCGCGCTGATGGTGGCGGGTGTGGCGCGGATTGACTGGCATGAGCCGCGGGTGGCGATTCCGGCGTTCCTCACGCTGATCATGGTGCCGCTGACGTATTCGATTGCAACCGGGTTGAGCTTTGGCATCATCAGCTTTGCGGTGCTGGAGATTGCGATGGGGCGTGCGCGGAAGCAGCATTGGATGCTGTATTTGCTGGCGTTGCTGTTCATTGCACGGTTTGTGTGGCTGCACGCAGGGTAG
- a CDS encoding OsmC family protein: MDRSASAVWTGSLKEGKGSISMQSGTLKDAQYSFKTRFEDGVGTNPEELIAAAHAGCFTMALSAQLTSAEHVPDELSTTATVTMETTEDGPTVTKIHLVTKAKVPNIDKEKFDELAKKAKEGCPISRLLKAAEISLDATLV; the protein is encoded by the coding sequence ATGGATCGCAGCGCATCGGCAGTTTGGACGGGAAGCCTGAAGGAAGGCAAGGGTTCGATCAGCATGCAGAGTGGCACGCTGAAGGACGCACAGTACAGCTTCAAGACACGTTTTGAAGACGGCGTGGGAACGAACCCGGAAGAGTTAATTGCAGCCGCTCATGCAGGCTGTTTCACGATGGCGTTGAGTGCGCAGTTGACCTCAGCCGAGCATGTGCCGGATGAGTTGAGCACGACCGCTACCGTCACGATGGAGACGACCGAAGACGGTCCGACCGTGACGAAGATTCACCTCGTGACCAAGGCCAAGGTGCCGAACATCGACAAGGAAAAGTTCGACGAGCTGGCGAAGAAGGCGAAGGAAGGTTGCCCGATTTCGCGGTTGTTGAAGGCGGCGGAGATCTCGCTGGATGCGACGCTGGTGTAA
- a CDS encoding PepSY-associated TM helix domain-containing protein encodes MSFFRDLLHHPRRLFLRRMVFQVHLWLGVLLSLYLVLISLSGALLVYHDTLTRHTLPSGLAPYRPAQTASIPSVMASAHAAFPNAAVSYLNTPSPRLPAFQLELRDRTGKPFEVIADPQTGHVSLLPRSWVNVVYDFHTELLLGSAHGMQWNGVGAAGLLVLTLSGILLWWRGLRSWWHGLRISFRHNWRRLNFDLHHAIGFWTLFLVSWWALSGLYFAWDKPVTAAISALSPLVGMKTPDAIKPPATTPPATLATVLAAAHSAAPQGHLSYLVNPGLTPDDDVYAYMNLRSPEDFGHADIVRLDARTGTVLSTWHYGQNHTLGDWLLWGMQPLHFGTFWGTGIRALWCAFGISLAALTLTGLLMYWNRYLRHRWRTLSTTQPSIP; translated from the coding sequence GTGAGTTTCTTCCGCGATCTCCTTCACCATCCGCGCAGGCTCTTCCTGCGCCGGATGGTGTTTCAGGTCCATCTCTGGCTGGGCGTTCTGCTCTCGCTCTATCTCGTTCTCATCTCTCTCTCGGGCGCGCTCCTGGTCTACCACGACACGCTCACCCGCCACACGCTGCCCTCCGGCCTCGCGCCGTACCGCCCCGCGCAGACTGCCAGCATCCCCAGCGTGATGGCCTCAGCCCACGCCGCGTTCCCCAACGCCGCGGTCTCCTACCTCAACACCCCGTCACCGCGTCTGCCCGCCTTCCAGCTTGAGCTTCGCGACCGCACCGGCAAGCCCTTCGAGGTCATCGCCGACCCGCAGACCGGCCACGTCTCCCTGCTGCCCCGCAGTTGGGTCAACGTCGTCTATGACTTCCACACCGAACTCCTCCTCGGCTCCGCGCACGGCATGCAGTGGAACGGCGTCGGCGCTGCCGGCCTGCTCGTCCTCACTCTCTCCGGCATCCTGCTCTGGTGGCGAGGCCTTCGCAGCTGGTGGCACGGCCTCCGCATCTCCTTCCGCCACAACTGGCGACGCCTCAACTTCGACCTGCACCACGCCATCGGCTTCTGGACGCTCTTCCTCGTCTCCTGGTGGGCTCTCTCCGGCCTCTACTTCGCCTGGGACAAGCCCGTCACAGCCGCCATCAGCGCGCTCTCTCCACTCGTCGGCATGAAGACCCCGGACGCGATCAAGCCGCCCGCTACTACCCCTCCGGCAACGCTCGCCACGGTGCTCGCGGCCGCCCACTCCGCCGCTCCGCAAGGCCATCTGAGCTACCTCGTCAACCCCGGCCTCACACCCGACGATGACGTCTACGCCTACATGAACCTCCGCTCCCCCGAGGACTTCGGCCACGCCGACATCGTTCGCCTCGACGCCCGCACCGGCACCGTCCTCAGCACCTGGCACTACGGCCAGAACCACACACTCGGCGACTGGCTCCTCTGGGGAATGCAGCCTCTGCACTTCGGCACCTTCTGGGGCACAGGGATACGCGCCCTCTGGTGCGCCTTCGGCATCTCCCTCGCAGCCCTCACCCTCACGGGCCTGCTCATGTACTGGAACCGCTACCTCCGCCACCGCTGGCGCACCCTCTCCACCACTCAGCCCTCAATCCCATGA
- a CDS encoding cation diffusion facilitator family transporter, which yields MASSVKAAPSPVQRILKFSLALTLLYVLATFFYGMRAHSLALISEAGHNVSDFLALALSFAAVWLQTRPASDARTFGYQRAGVLAGFLNALSLLLLSLWIAFEALRRFAHPVTVQADLMMYVAAAGVLMNGIIATLLWKFSGDINIRSVFLHMLGDTISTAAVILGGLAIRFTGWQWIDPVLSLIIAAMIVLSSWSIIRESLHILLEGTPRSVNLDELRTAMKKVPGVVSVHDLHVWSLTSKSHALAAHVRVIEMPLASTQQILDKLNHELRDHHGIYHTTIQLEVFDCSATAEDCCQPPLPEVVDGHSHHHHGPGGHDHAHAH from the coding sequence ATGGCGTCTTCCGTAAAAGCCGCGCCCTCCCCCGTCCAGCGCATCCTCAAATTCTCGCTCGCGCTCACGCTGCTCTACGTCCTCGCGACGTTCTTTTACGGCATGCGCGCGCACTCTCTCGCGCTCATCTCCGAGGCCGGACACAACGTCTCCGACTTCCTTGCGCTCGCGCTCAGCTTCGCCGCCGTCTGGCTCCAGACCCGCCCCGCCAGCGACGCCCGCACCTTCGGCTACCAGCGCGCCGGAGTCCTCGCCGGCTTCCTCAACGCACTCTCCCTGCTCCTGCTCTCCCTCTGGATCGCCTTCGAAGCCCTCCGCCGCTTTGCGCACCCCGTCACCGTGCAGGCCGACCTCATGATGTACGTCGCCGCCGCCGGTGTGCTGATGAACGGCATCATCGCCACCCTGCTCTGGAAGTTCTCCGGCGACATCAACATCCGCTCCGTCTTCCTGCACATGCTCGGCGACACCATCTCCACCGCCGCCGTCATCCTCGGCGGCCTCGCCATCCGCTTCACCGGCTGGCAGTGGATCGACCCCGTCCTCTCGCTCATCATCGCCGCCATGATCGTCCTCAGCTCCTGGTCGATCATCCGCGAATCGCTGCACATCCTCCTCGAAGGCACACCGCGCTCCGTCAACCTCGACGAGCTTCGCACCGCCATGAAGAAGGTTCCCGGCGTCGTCAGCGTGCATGACCTGCACGTCTGGAGCCTCACCTCCAAGAGCCACGCTCTCGCCGCGCACGTCCGCGTCATCGAGATGCCGCTCGCCAGCACCCAGCAGATCCTCGACAAGCTAAACCACGAGCTTCGCGACCATCACGGCATCTACCACACGACGATTCAGCTCGAGGTCTTCGACTGCTCCGCCACCGCCGAAGACTGCTGCCAGCCGCCGCTCCCCGAAGTCGTCGACGGCCACTCGCACCACCACCACGGCCCCGGCGGCCACGATCACGCCCACGCGCATTAA
- a CDS encoding cupin domain-containing protein, which yields MSELTAARVKELLGLKPHPREGGWFHRTYESAEHITLDRYPGPRFTSTAIFYLLEPDTFSEMHMLESDEIFHHYLGSPVEMLQLHPNGNSTRHLIGKDIEHGEQPQLVVPRGVWQGSHLLRPAQPNAFALLGCTVSPGFEFEDYSSGAYDELIARWPQEPELLRALTQR from the coding sequence ATGAGCGAACTCACTGCAGCCCGCGTCAAAGAACTGCTCGGCTTGAAGCCACACCCCCGCGAAGGCGGATGGTTTCACCGCACCTACGAAAGCGCCGAGCACATCACACTTGACCGCTACCCCGGCCCGCGCTTCACCAGCACAGCTATCTTCTATCTGCTGGAACCAGACACCTTCAGCGAGATGCACATGCTCGAAAGCGACGAGATCTTCCACCACTACCTCGGCTCGCCGGTCGAGATGCTGCAGCTTCATCCCAACGGCAACAGCACGCGCCACCTCATCGGCAAAGACATCGAACACGGCGAACAGCCACAACTCGTTGTGCCGCGCGGCGTCTGGCAGGGCTCGCATCTGCTGCGTCCCGCGCAGCCGAACGCCTTCGCCCTGCTCGGCTGCACCGTCTCACCCGGCTTTGAGTTCGAGGACTACAGCAGCGGAGCCTACGACGAGCTCATCGCCCGCTGGCCGCAGGAGCCAGAGCTTCTGCGCGCGCTCACACAACGCTAA
- a CDS encoding metallophosphoesterase has translation MQFRRLPLLLTLLCSLLVAAHAQSVPVLMLSDIHLDPFRDPAKFAALSTSPATAWPKILNAPDSVTQAADFEKLTTTCPSRGLDTDWPLLEASLKASHQQIPHPAFITVSGDLMAHVFDCRYRALGGKPELYPAFAAKTVAVVAAELKRTFPKTPIYVALGNNDSGCGDYREDAGSKFLVANSTTLADLTRSNKRKIATESSRLGDWSVTLPEPFQNARLLVLQDMFELKNGVGCDGKRDFHAEEEQISWLREQLESVQKHHQQAWVMAHVPPGVDSYATLSHGIDVCSGKPPIMFTANDELAKTLVEYADVVRLALFAHTHMDEMHVIGHGDHTVAIRMVPSISPVNGNHPAFTVSEVDPKSFTLRDWTVYVAPNKNGTGVWSEEYRFSQTYHEPAFDAVSARKLLDGFRADKGSEAASTQAYEHNFFAGDSGKFALVMRFGWPMYSCAANATTADEYKSCVCPAK, from the coding sequence ATGCAATTTCGCCGCCTCCCCCTGCTGCTAACGTTGCTCTGCTCGCTGCTGGTCGCTGCCCACGCGCAAAGCGTACCCGTGCTCATGCTCTCGGACATCCACCTCGACCCCTTCCGCGACCCTGCGAAGTTCGCCGCGCTCTCCACTTCGCCCGCCACCGCATGGCCGAAGATCCTCAACGCGCCCGATAGTGTCACCCAGGCCGCTGACTTCGAGAAGCTCACCACCACGTGCCCTTCGCGCGGGCTCGACACCGACTGGCCGCTGCTTGAGGCCTCGCTCAAAGCCTCGCATCAGCAGATACCGCACCCGGCCTTCATCACCGTCAGCGGCGACCTCATGGCCCACGTCTTCGACTGCCGCTATCGCGCCCTCGGCGGCAAACCGGAGCTGTATCCGGCCTTCGCTGCGAAGACCGTCGCCGTGGTTGCCGCAGAGTTGAAGCGCACCTTCCCGAAGACCCCGATCTATGTCGCGCTCGGCAACAACGACTCCGGCTGCGGAGACTACCGCGAGGATGCTGGCAGCAAATTTCTCGTTGCAAACTCCACGACGCTCGCCGACCTGACGCGCTCGAACAAGCGCAAAATTGCGACCGAATCGTCCCGTCTTGGCGACTGGAGTGTGACTCTTCCTGAACCGTTTCAAAACGCTCGATTACTCGTTTTGCAGGACATGTTTGAGCTGAAAAATGGCGTCGGATGTGACGGAAAGCGTGATTTTCACGCCGAAGAGGAGCAGATTTCCTGGCTGCGCGAGCAGCTTGAAAGCGTTCAAAAGCACCACCAGCAGGCCTGGGTCATGGCCCACGTCCCCCCCGGCGTGGACTCTTACGCCACCCTTTCTCACGGTATCGACGTCTGCTCCGGCAAGCCGCCGATCATGTTCACGGCCAACGACGAACTCGCGAAAACACTGGTTGAATACGCCGATGTCGTACGACTCGCGCTCTTCGCCCACACCCATATGGACGAGATGCATGTGATCGGCCACGGCGACCACACCGTCGCTATCCGCATGGTGCCGTCGATTTCACCGGTAAACGGCAATCACCCCGCGTTTACAGTGTCAGAGGTCGATCCGAAGAGCTTCACGCTGCGTGACTGGACCGTGTACGTTGCGCCAAATAAGAACGGAACAGGTGTGTGGAGCGAGGAGTATCGCTTCTCGCAGACGTATCATGAGCCCGCATTTGACGCGGTTTCCGCACGCAAGCTGCTCGATGGCTTCCGCGCCGACAAGGGCAGCGAGGCCGCGAGCACGCAGGCCTACGAGCACAACTTCTTTGCCGGCGACAGCGGCAAGTTCGCGCTGGTGATGCGCTTCGGCTGGCCGATGTACTCATGCGCCGCGAACGCGACGACGGCGGATGAGTACAAGAGTTGCGTGTGCCCCGCGAAGTAA
- a CDS encoding RluA family pseudouridine synthase — MLNRGYDYTTLIGRQHDGCPLLTHLAGLYTHSSVEEWQRKLDQGEVTVDGVLAGGSELLRAGQVLVWKRPPWIEPEAPRHFEVLFEDAHLLAVDKPGGLPTLPGSGFLENTLLRLVQARSPEANPVHRLGRATTGVVLFAKTAQAAATLTANWNTSKVQKIYRALAQGVAEREVYEIVTPIGLVPHPLIGSVWAASPGGKASKSLAKVMARTASTTTFEVSLGSGRPHQIRIHLASIGYPLVGDPLYGPTGLPLETLPGLPGDGGYFLHAQFLRFEHPVSGEEICLEAVVPWTGVEDVGLSG; from the coding sequence ATGCTCAATCGGGGCTATGACTACACCACCCTCATCGGTCGCCAACACGATGGATGCCCTCTGCTTACGCATCTGGCAGGCCTGTATACGCACTCCTCTGTCGAAGAGTGGCAGCGGAAACTGGACCAAGGTGAGGTGACCGTTGATGGCGTGCTCGCGGGCGGGAGTGAGTTGCTGCGGGCGGGACAGGTGCTGGTGTGGAAGCGGCCACCGTGGATAGAGCCGGAGGCTCCGCGGCACTTTGAGGTGCTGTTTGAAGACGCGCATCTGCTGGCTGTCGACAAGCCCGGTGGGCTGCCGACTCTGCCGGGCAGTGGCTTTCTGGAGAACACGCTGCTGCGCCTGGTGCAGGCGCGGAGTCCTGAAGCGAACCCGGTGCATCGGTTGGGGCGAGCGACGACGGGCGTTGTGCTCTTTGCGAAGACGGCGCAGGCTGCCGCGACGCTGACCGCGAACTGGAATACGTCGAAGGTGCAGAAGATTTATCGCGCGCTGGCCCAGGGGGTTGCAGAGCGTGAGGTGTATGAGATCGTTACGCCGATTGGACTGGTGCCGCATCCGCTGATCGGGTCGGTGTGGGCGGCGAGCCCGGGGGGCAAGGCGTCGAAGTCGTTGGCGAAGGTGATGGCGCGGACGGCGAGTACGACGACATTTGAGGTAAGCCTGGGGTCGGGGCGGCCTCATCAGATAAGAATCCATCTGGCTTCGATTGGCTATCCGCTGGTGGGCGATCCGCTGTATGGCCCGACGGGGCTGCCTCTTGAGACGCTGCCGGGGTTGCCGGGCGATGGAGGGTATTTTCTTCATGCGCAGTTTCTGCGGTTCGAACACCCAGTTAGCGGCGAAGAGATTTGTCTTGAGGCGGTGGTGCCGTGGACGGGTGTTGAGGATGTGGGCCTCAGCGGCTAG
- the yiaK gene encoding 3-dehydro-L-gulonate 2-dehydrogenase — protein MVKITFAELQTRVAAVLQKAGMEASRAELSARLTAEADRDGVRTHGIARLPRFLEMCRNGAVALDAVPERVASFGALERWRGHRGPGNLAAYAAMARACELAKEHGLGLVALADTTHWMRAGSYGWQAADAGCASMCWTNTMPNLPAWGSSEPTLGNNPLVMAAPRSNGEHLVLDFAMSQFSYGTLAKYRQRGEPLPFPGGWDAEGELTTDPAAIEATYRALPIGLWKGSGLSFVLDALAAMLSGGRLTAEVAPEALQETGLSQVFLAIAPQAVGAFAEMDAIATRAVEALHGARPLREGERPRYPGESTLRLRKEAMAEGVAVEDATWAAFVGLE, from the coding sequence ATGGTGAAAATCACTTTCGCAGAATTACAAACGCGCGTGGCCGCAGTGCTTCAAAAAGCAGGGATGGAAGCCAGCCGCGCGGAGTTGAGCGCCCGGCTGACGGCAGAGGCTGACCGCGACGGCGTGCGCACGCATGGCATTGCGCGACTGCCCCGTTTTCTGGAGATGTGTCGCAACGGCGCGGTGGCGCTGGACGCGGTGCCGGAGCGTGTGGCGAGCTTTGGCGCACTGGAGCGGTGGCGCGGCCATCGCGGGCCGGGAAATCTGGCAGCCTACGCCGCGATGGCCCGGGCGTGCGAGTTGGCCAAGGAGCATGGGCTGGGGCTGGTGGCGCTGGCCGACACGACGCACTGGATGCGGGCGGGGAGCTATGGCTGGCAGGCGGCGGATGCGGGATGCGCGTCGATGTGCTGGACGAACACGATGCCGAATCTGCCTGCGTGGGGCAGTTCGGAGCCGACGCTGGGGAACAATCCGCTGGTGATGGCGGCGCCGCGCTCGAACGGCGAGCACCTGGTGCTGGATTTTGCGATGAGCCAGTTTTCGTATGGGACGCTGGCGAAGTATCGGCAGCGCGGCGAGCCACTGCCTTTCCCCGGCGGCTGGGATGCGGAGGGTGAGTTGACGACAGACCCGGCGGCGATTGAGGCGACGTATCGTGCGTTGCCGATTGGGTTGTGGAAGGGTTCGGGGTTGAGCTTCGTGCTGGACGCTCTGGCGGCGATGCTTTCAGGCGGACGACTTACGGCCGAGGTTGCGCCCGAGGCGTTGCAGGAGACGGGGCTGTCGCAGGTGTTTCTGGCGATTGCTCCGCAGGCGGTGGGGGCGTTTGCCGAGATGGATGCGATTGCGACGCGGGCGGTCGAGGCACTGCATGGCGCGCGGCCTTTGCGCGAAGGTGAGCGGCCGAGGTATCCCGGAGAGAGCACGCTGCGGTTGCGTAAGGAAGCGATGGCAGAGGGTGTAGCCGTGGAGGATGCGACGTGGGCTGCGTTTGTGGGGTTGGAGTAA
- a CDS encoding epimerase: MSQQPISVILTGTTGMVGEGVLLECLASPNVSRVLSVVRRSSGYTHAKLKELIVPSFLSLDDVEEQLAGYDACFFCSGISSVGMKEAEYTRITYDTTLHFAETLARLNPQMVFEYVSGAHTDPTEQGRSMWARVKGRTENALTRLPFRAAYNLRPGAMRPSPHQRFVPGMMKIIGTLYPVFRLVLPSSVSTLSQIGRAMIRIAQEGYGKQVLEVPDLNSLAKP; this comes from the coding sequence ATGAGCCAACAACCGATCAGCGTCATCCTGACAGGCACCACCGGCATGGTCGGTGAAGGCGTGCTGCTCGAATGCCTCGCCAGCCCCAACGTCAGCCGTGTCCTCAGCGTCGTCCGCCGCTCCTCCGGCTACACCCACGCCAAGCTCAAAGAACTCATCGTCCCCAGCTTCCTCTCGCTCGACGACGTCGAAGAGCAGCTCGCAGGCTACGACGCCTGCTTCTTCTGCTCCGGAATATCGTCCGTAGGCATGAAGGAAGCCGAGTACACCCGCATCACCTACGACACCACGCTGCACTTCGCCGAAACCCTCGCCCGCCTGAACCCGCAGATGGTCTTCGAGTACGTCTCCGGCGCGCACACCGACCCCACCGAGCAGGGCCGCAGCATGTGGGCACGCGTCAAAGGCCGCACCGAAAACGCGCTCACACGCCTTCCCTTTCGCGCGGCATACAACCTGCGCCCTGGAGCCATGCGCCCCTCGCCTCACCAGCGCTTTGTACCCGGCATGATGAAGATCATCGGCACGCTCTACCCTGTCTTCCGGCTCGTCCTGCCCAGCAGCGTCAGCACCCTCTCGCAGATCGGCCGCGCCATGATCCGCATCGCCCAGGAAGGCTACGGCAAGCAGGTGCTCGAAGTCCCCGACCTCAACTCCCTGGCCAAGCCTTAG
- a CDS encoding HNH endonuclease — MRTPIPEIAIAAEYLNDAADAHLSGKGEEAARLLIRADMPELRDWTESLWGKVSPYRLLRVVEDAPNILSKELRVQVRMPVLAEKLRLLKRDCHRCRFCGVPVIRAEIRNLMHKQYPQALPWGRTNQSQHAAFQAMWAQFDHVLPHARGGSNDLENVVVACAPCNFGRMEFTIEELGLDDPRKRQPVRSGWDGLERLLK, encoded by the coding sequence ATGCGAACGCCGATTCCAGAGATCGCTATTGCAGCGGAGTACCTCAATGATGCGGCCGACGCTCACTTATCTGGCAAAGGCGAGGAGGCGGCAAGATTGCTCATTCGGGCTGATATGCCTGAACTGCGAGATTGGACTGAGTCCTTATGGGGCAAAGTAAGTCCATATCGATTGTTGCGCGTGGTCGAGGACGCACCAAACATCTTATCCAAAGAGCTTCGCGTACAGGTGCGAATGCCCGTACTCGCGGAAAAGCTAAGACTTCTCAAGCGTGACTGTCATCGCTGCCGCTTCTGCGGTGTTCCCGTGATCAGAGCCGAGATTCGAAACCTTATGCACAAGCAATACCCGCAGGCGCTCCCGTGGGGACGGACAAACCAATCTCAGCATGCGGCGTTTCAGGCAATGTGGGCTCAATTCGATCATGTCCTTCCTCACGCCCGTGGTGGAAGCAATGACCTTGAGAATGTAGTCGTCGCCTGCGCCCCTTGTAACTTCGGACGAATGGAGTTCACCATCGAAGAACTAGGTCTCGACGATCCAAGGAAGCGGCAACCAGTTCGGAGCGGTTGGGATGGCTTGGAGAGACTTCTAAAATAG
- a CDS encoding MBL fold metallo-hydrolase, with protein MKVTQISAYGFQLTKFGLVNSYLVRESDDWTLIDTNLGGSENDILQAARSVGAKSIARILLTHAHVDHVGSTDQLILKLGAVHLAVGRREARMLPKPPDQDLSLDPDEPQCPMKGGFPGIESSPTHFLSGGELYGSLRCVATPGHTTGHMSYLDERDGTLYAGDAIGTLRGRTTVSGWAPWWFPVRATWHRPTALESVKALAELPVKTLAAGHGRLVENGAEGLREAVRAAEAKPVGGC; from the coding sequence ATGAAGGTTACGCAGATTTCTGCTTATGGGTTTCAGCTGACTAAGTTCGGGCTGGTGAACAGTTACCTGGTGCGCGAAAGCGATGACTGGACGCTGATTGATACGAACCTGGGCGGGAGTGAGAACGACATTCTGCAGGCGGCGCGGAGCGTGGGCGCAAAGTCGATTGCGCGGATTCTGCTAACCCACGCGCATGTGGACCATGTGGGGTCGACCGACCAGTTGATTCTGAAGCTGGGGGCGGTGCATCTGGCGGTGGGGAGGCGCGAGGCGAGGATGCTGCCGAAGCCGCCGGATCAGGATTTGTCGCTGGACCCAGACGAGCCGCAGTGCCCGATGAAGGGTGGATTTCCGGGGATCGAGTCGAGCCCGACGCATTTTTTGAGTGGCGGCGAGCTGTATGGTTCGTTGCGGTGCGTCGCGACGCCGGGACATACGACGGGTCACATGAGCTATCTGGATGAGCGCGATGGAACGCTGTATGCCGGGGATGCGATTGGGACGCTGCGCGGGCGGACGACGGTGAGCGGGTGGGCTCCGTGGTGGTTTCCGGTGCGGGCGACGTGGCACCGGCCGACGGCGCTGGAGTCGGTGAAGGCGCTGGCGGAGCTGCCGGTGAAGACGCTGGCTGCAGGGCACGGTCGGCTGGTGGAGAACGGTGCGGAAGGGCTGCGGGAGGCCGTGAGGGCGGCGGAGGCGAAGCCTGTCGGCGGGTGTTGA